Proteins co-encoded in one uncultured Draconibacterium sp. genomic window:
- a CDS encoding DUF1338 domain-containing protein translates to MKVTAKEITKALLTQLWAMYLDRVSYAREYQRLVIGKGGSVVNDHIAFRTFNTHTGEQPEGIRAIKHIISCLEYVPVEKYHFQKKKLNAVHFEHPDPMFPKLFVSQLEVEELPEWAQQTINNTVKETPYLLSDESIALLATLKEKGELPRVAGEMLVKDLAQYFRRPWKVPRKYDVLKVNDVSQYAAWVLLHGNAVNHFTAFVNYQNVSEWPDLEATCRGMADAGIPMKEVLEGEKGSKLQQSATLAVKEEVEVKGDDGIEKMPWTYAYYELAERGLVIENGEEKLFSGFLGEQAKHLFDMTRTRDN, encoded by the coding sequence ATGAAAGTTACAGCAAAAGAAATTACCAAAGCCTTGCTCACACAACTGTGGGCTATGTATCTCGATCGTGTTTCGTATGCCCGCGAGTATCAGCGTCTGGTTATCGGTAAGGGAGGTAGCGTTGTTAACGATCATATTGCCTTCCGAACGTTTAACACACACACCGGAGAACAACCGGAAGGAATAAGAGCAATAAAACACATCATTTCCTGCCTCGAATATGTTCCGGTTGAAAAGTATCATTTCCAGAAGAAAAAACTAAATGCCGTTCATTTTGAACATCCCGATCCGATGTTTCCTAAATTATTTGTGAGCCAGTTAGAGGTTGAAGAATTACCTGAATGGGCGCAGCAAACAATAAATAATACGGTAAAAGAAACACCTTATTTATTATCGGATGAGAGTATTGCATTACTAGCCACTTTGAAAGAAAAAGGAGAGTTGCCACGGGTGGCAGGCGAAATGTTGGTAAAGGATTTAGCGCAATATTTCAGAAGACCATGGAAAGTTCCGCGTAAATACGATGTTTTAAAAGTAAATGATGTGTCGCAATATGCAGCCTGGGTTCTTTTGCATGGTAACGCGGTGAACCATTTTACTGCTTTTGTAAACTATCAGAACGTAAGTGAGTGGCCCGATCTGGAAGCAACTTGCAGGGGAATGGCTGATGCCGGAATACCTATGAAAGAAGTACTTGAAGGGGAAAAGGGAAGTAAATTACAACAATCGGCTACTTTGGCTGTAAAAGAAGAAGTAGAGGTAAAGGGCGATGATGGAATTGAAAAAATGCCCTGGACTTATGCCTACTACGAATTGGCAGAAAGAGGTTTAGTGATTGAAAACGGGGAGGAGAAATTATTCTCAGGATTTCTGGGAGAGCAGGCAAAACACTTGTTTGATATGACCAGAACAAGAGATAATTAG